The nucleotide window TCAAAGTGTCCTGCCCCATATGGCCCATAAAGTCGGTCTTCATCAGCGGGATCATCGCCACCGTGCCACCGAGCAAGGCCACCGCCGTGACCAGCGTGATGACCGGGTGCTTCAGGGCCGCCCGCAAGGTCGGCAGATAGGCCCGCTGCCACAACCCGCGCCGTTCGCGCGACTCGGCCTCGGCCCGTTGACGGGCCAGGTCAGCCTGGTCGACGCTAACCGGTGATTTGACAAACCAGTAGGCCAACACCGGCACAATCGTCAGCGACACCAGCAACGATGCACCCAGAGCAATCGCAATGGTCAAGCCAAAGGGTCGGAAAAGTTCGCCGACCATGCCGCCAACAAATCCGATCGGCGCAAAAACCGCCACCGTACAAACGGTCGAAGCGGCGATTGCCCCACCGACCTCACGCACAGCGGTGATGATGGCATCGCGTTTGGCCTCGCCGTAGCTCAGGTGGCGTTTGATGTTTTCCACCACCACAATCGAATCGTCTACCACCCGGCCAATGGCGATGGTCATAGCCCCCAAGGTGAGCAAGTTGAGGGTCAGCCCGCCGGCTTTCATCAAGATGAAAGTTGTCAGCAGGGACAGCGGAATCGAAATGGCTGAAACCAAGGTTGAGCGCAGCGACAACAAGAACACCAAGATGACCAGCACGGCGAAAACCAACCCGAGCAAACCTTCCTCGGTCAGGCCAGCAATCGAGTTTTCGATGAAGGGTGCCTGGTCGAAGACCACTTGCACTGTCAGGTCGCGTTCGGCCAGGACCTCCTCTAGATCGCTAACCACGTCTTGGACGGCGCGCGAGACATCAACCACGTTGCCGTCAGGGGTCTTAGTGATGGCCACGGCCACGGCCGCATCACCGTTCATCCTTGAGACCGAAGTGGTCTGTGCCGGGCCTTGCGTCACCTGGGCTACGTCACCTAGTTGCACCGGGGTTGGGGTAGCCACCAGCGGAATGGCGGCCAGTTCCTCGACCGTTTCGATGGGCTGGCCCAGCTGGATCGGGTAGGTCATTTGGTCTTGGGTGACGGTACCGGCCGGGAAACTCAAACCATAGTCAGACAGCACAGAATTGACCTCGGCTGCCCCCAGGCCGGCGGCGGCCAGGGCAGTGGTGTCAAGGGCAATCGTGATCTCTTCCGGGGCGGCCCCGCTAACCGCCACTGTCCGCACAGCCTGGATTTGCTCCAAGGCCGGAACCAGCAAGGCTTCGACCGAGCGTTGCACCGTAGCGGCCTCGGCCTGACCGGCCACGGCTAGCTGGATGACCGGGAAATCATCCATTGACCCAGTCATGACCTGGGTCTCAGCCTCGCTGGGCAAGGTTGGGGCGATCCGACCCATGGCCGTGGTTAGGCGTTGGTTGGCGTAGTTCATGTCGGTGCCGTAATCGAAACGCACCACCGTAAATGCAAGCGAACTCATCGAGGTTGAATCAACTGATTCGACCCCAGCGACCGAAAGGATGGCTCCTTCGACCGGCTCAGTCAATTCCCGCTCAATGATTTGTGGGGTGGCCCCCGGATAGGTCGAGATCACCGCCGCCATTGGGATCTGCAAAGAAGGGATCAGCTCGAGCTTCAGACTGGTCATGGCCACGAATCCGCCCAGGACTATGGCGACGGTGGTCAACGCCACCACGGCGCGGTTTCGCAGCGACAGCTTGGCCAGACGGAACATGTCTAGGTCCTTCCACGGCGGGGGCGCGGTGGCGCAATTGCTACCGGGCGGCTACCAAATAGCCGCCAACTAACTATACGGAGGTAGGGTCGCGCCGGCGGGACGCAGTTGTCGACGCCGGCGGTGGCGGCGGCCCTATTCGAGCAGATCGTTCAAAATGGCCAGAGCGGCGGACTCGGTGACAGGGCCCAGCTTGATGCTACTGGTGGTGCCATCGGCCGCAATGAAGTGATGGGTTGGCACGCCCAGCACCCTGAACTCGTCGCCCAGCTGTGAGTCGGGGTCCGGAACATGGGTGTAGCTCAGGCCAAGTCGGTCAGCGTAACCCTCAACAGCTGCCCGGTCATCGCCCACATAGATGGCCACAATTGCGACCTTGTCGCCTAGGGCCTGTTGGACCGCTTCAACGTCGACGGTCTCGGCCCGGCAGTCGCGGCACCAGGTGGCACCGAAAACCAACCAGACTGGCTGCCCGCGCAGATCTGTCAGGTTGACGCTGTCACCGTTGATGTCGGTGGCGGTGAAACTGGCCGCCATCTGGCCAATCTCCGGCGCCGCGGCCCCTTCGGCAGTCGAATCCTTGGCCGCCTGGGTTGACTGCTGGTCCTTCCCGGCGCCGCTGGCCCCTCGCCCCTTGACTGCCCAAACCCCACCAAGGATCAGGCCGGTGGTGACGACCAGTACCACCACCGTGCCCAGAGGCGTAGAGGTGAAACCCTTAGGTCGCGCCATAGGAGTGCAGACCACCAAAGAGGTAGTTGCCAAAGTAGGCGAAGAAAATGGTGGCGAAGCCAATCAGCAGTAGCCAGGCGGCTTTGCGCCCACGCCAGCCCCTAACCACCCGGGCGTGCAGAAAGGCGCCGTAAACCAACCAGGTGACCAGGGCAGCGGTCTCTTTGGGGTCCCAGCTCCAATACCGGCCCCAAGCGATATTGGCCCAGATTGAGCCCAACACAATCATCAGTGTTAGCAAAGGGAAAGTGACAACGGCGGCCTTGTAACCGACATCGTCCAAACGCTCCGGCGAAACCCTAATCCACTTGTCGAAGCGGGGCTTGAGCAGCAGCAGAACGGCGGCGGCGAATGAAACGCTGGCTGCGCCATAAGCCAGGATGGCGAAACCAACGTGCAAGGACAACAACAAATTGTTTTGTAGCGCCGGCACCAGCGGCTCGACCCCGGCGTCCAGGTTGACGGCATAGAGCGCCAGGCAGAAGGCCACCGGCAGCACGCCCACCGAAAGCACCCGCAGTTGGACGGTGAATTCAGTCACCAAGTAGGCCAACAAAATGCCCCAGACAAACGAGACGATGAACTCGTGTGGGTTGGAGAACGGTCCGTGGCCGGTGACCGAAATGCGAATCACCAAATAAGCTGTGATCAGAACGAACGCCACCAGGGTGAAACCGGTGGCGTAGGCCGCCAGCCCGGTAGGGCGGCGCGCGGCTTTCGCCGACCTGCCGCCGCTGGCAGCTTTGGCCGCGGCCGGGCTGGAGCCCGCCTGGTCCGGCCCGCCGGCCCCAACTTTGGTCTTGACCTTTGCTTTGGCTTGCGCCTTGGCTGTGGCCGGCCGCGAGGCCAGAATCACGATGTTGGCCACCAGGGCGATCAACAGCGTGACCAGCACACCGTATAAGGCGAACTCAGAGGTACGCAGCATGTCATCCATGGGGATCTCCCTTTGCTTTGGGCATGGTGGTGGCCAGGTCAGCCACCAGATTGTCGAAGTGGCGCTGGAAGCTGCCATCTTGTCTGTCGGTTGAAGCCACCTGCAAAACCCGTTTGCCCGGTGCGCTCGGTGGCTTTTCTTCTTGGCCGATGTCGCCGCTTGGGCCAGGCGAAACCGGCGCCTTGGTCAGGCGGAGCCAGTAGCGCCGGTGCCGGCAGGTGAAGGTCACGGTCATACCGCCCACCAGCAGAATTGACCCGATCCACATCAACAGTGCGCCAGGGTCCTTGCGGACCGTAATGCCAGTGGACTGGGCTTCACGCACAAAAGTGAAAGAGTAGTTGCCCACCACCAACGGCTCGCCGGGCGCCACTTCTTCCATAGCCAGTTCTTGGCTATCACCTGGACGGTTGATCCTGATAACGGCATTGCCTGGTTCGATGCCCGAGTCGGTTCTGCCTGAAGCCGGCGTAAAGACGACTACCTCAAGGCTGGGGTCCTCAAGCTCGAAACCACCGGCCTGGGCGCTGCCGTCATCGGTCGTGCCGGGCTGCTCAACCACCTGGTCGAAAAGCATTTCCCCGTCCTTGCCGGTGACCTGGACCTGGACGCCAAGGCCAAAGTCGCTTTGGTGGAATCGGTAACCGCCGGCGGTTAGTGGCTGGTTGACGCGGACCTCTTGGTCACCAATGACCTTCTCGCCGCGGCGCACAATTACCTCAGAGACATAGTCCAAGGGACGGCCGTCATCGTTGAACGACGCTTCGAATGAGACCGCTTGGACGGTTAGGCCCGAACCGTGTCCAAGCTCTACCGGATCGCCTCCCACTGGTAGTGACAACCTGATGTTCAGGGCCGTCATCGAGCTAACGATGAAGGCGGCGATTATGATCAAAAACGACAGGTGGGCGGCAACTGTGCCGAATGGGCCCCACGCGAAACGATCAGCGTAGATGGCGTCTTGGTTGTGCGGATCGTCTTTGACCCGGAGGCGTTTCTGTTTCAGCACCTCCTTGACCTGGTCAAGTGCATCGGA belongs to Micrococcales bacterium and includes:
- the ccsB gene encoding c-type cytochrome biogenesis protein CcsB, with amino-acid sequence MDDMLRTSEFALYGVLVTLLIALVANIVILASRPATAKAQAKAKVKTKVGAGGPDQAGSSPAAAKAASGGRSAKAARRPTGLAAYATGFTLVAFVLITAYLVIRISVTGHGPFSNPHEFIVSFVWGILLAYLVTEFTVQLRVLSVGVLPVAFCLALYAVNLDAGVEPLVPALQNNLLLSLHVGFAILAYGAASVSFAAAVLLLLKPRFDKWIRVSPERLDDVGYKAAVVTFPLLTLMIVLGSIWANIAWGRYWSWDPKETAALVTWLVYGAFLHARVVRGWRGRKAAWLLLIGFATIFFAYFGNYLFGGLHSYGAT
- a CDS encoding efflux RND transporter permease subunit — its product is MFRLAKLSLRNRAVVALTTVAIVLGGFVAMTSLKLELIPSLQIPMAAVISTYPGATPQIIERELTEPVEGAILSVAGVESVDSTSMSSLAFTVVRFDYGTDMNYANQRLTTAMGRIAPTLPSEAETQVMTGSMDDFPVIQLAVAGQAEAATVQRSVEALLVPALEQIQAVRTVAVSGAAPEEITIALDTTALAAAGLGAAEVNSVLSDYGLSFPAGTVTQDQMTYPIQLGQPIETVEELAAIPLVATPTPVQLGDVAQVTQGPAQTTSVSRMNGDAAVAVAITKTPDGNVVDVSRAVQDVVSDLEEVLAERDLTVQVVFDQAPFIENSIAGLTEEGLLGLVFAVLVILVFLLSLRSTLVSAISIPLSLLTTFILMKAGGLTLNLLTLGAMTIAIGRVVDDSIVVVENIKRHLSYGEAKRDAIITAVREVGGAIAASTVCTVAVFAPIGFVGGMVGELFRPFGLTIAIALGASLLVSLTIVPVLAYWFVKSPVSVDQADLARQRAEAESRERRGLWQRAYLPTLRAALKHPVITLVTAVALLGGTVAMIPLMKTDFMGHMGQDTLTVTQSFEMGTSLEAQDAESKPVESALLGLDQVASVQTTIGGGGMMGVSLGAAPEAIFAVTLSEGADAAATPDLVRAALDGLGGQRTTGISVGGAEAMMGSTSIDIFVTAPDREALVVAAGSVTDSVEQLDGVVEVSNNLTQDSEAVQVTVNRAAAAAMGMTETQVMGLAAGLIHPSQIGTLRTEQAALPVRLALAPAPESLEAIAGLPLMAGPGGAVTLSDMAAVDIAPAPASLTRVNGERSATVAVTPRQGDLGQISGRVSAALDDLDFAPGVNVKVGGVAAQQSEAFADLGLALLLAIAIVFIVMVATFGSLIQPFILLVSIPFAATGALLALLATGTALGVPSLIGLLLLVGIVISNAIVLIDLINQYRRRGRELDQAIEEGARKRLRPIVMTAAATILALTPMALGVTGGGGSFISQPLAIVVIGGLVSSTMLTLVVVPVLYRFEARVHDRRDRRHSARLERRRAQRQAALDKTDSATTPATADPPTTT
- a CDS encoding TlpA family protein disulfide reductase; the encoded protein is MARPKGFTSTPLGTVVVLVVTTGLILGGVWAVKGRGASGAGKDQQSTQAAKDSTAEGAAAPEIGQMAASFTATDINGDSVNLTDLRGQPVWLVFGATWCRDCRAETVDVEAVQQALGDKVAIVAIYVGDDRAAVEGYADRLGLSYTHVPDPDSQLGDEFRVLGVPTHHFIAADGTTSSIKLGPVTESAALAILNDLLE
- a CDS encoding cytochrome c biogenesis protein ResB; amino-acid sequence: MTDLEAGTEPATEPGADEATDGLDVTPASPAGPAEAAPEVAPSEFFRKIYQFFYSKTLGVVLILALAVYILVGAVVTQAPGGTYDNPDAKALFLDQMTAKYGRIASLFDSLGLFHLFSSIGFLVLIGLLALSIVACTTHRLPNLWRRARHPLTHATDRLFTQARYHAQLQAPGGSDALDQVKEVLKQKRLRVKDDPHNQDAIYADRFAWGPFGTVAAHLSFLIIIAAFIVSSMTALNIRLSLPVGGDPVELGHGSGLTVQAVSFEASFNDDGRPLDYVSEVIVRRGEKVIGDQEVRVNQPLTAGGYRFHQSDFGLGVQVQVTGKDGEMLFDQVVEQPGTTDDGSAQAGGFELEDPSLEVVVFTPASGRTDSGIEPGNAVIRINRPGDSQELAMEEVAPGEPLVVGNYSFTFVREAQSTGITVRKDPGALLMWIGSILLVGGMTVTFTCRHRRYWLRLTKAPVSPGPSGDIGQEEKPPSAPGKRVLQVASTDRQDGSFQRHFDNLVADLATTMPKAKGDPHG